In Leptospira stimsonii, the following proteins share a genomic window:
- a CDS encoding AraC family transcriptional regulator, whose translation MKTQSEEKRLRLVELLKGLVPEEKILPSVVKGVTLFRIDHSSPRSQKAYEPGIILLAQGQKRVFLGEEIYTYDRMNYLVLSVPLPIECETKASPDEPILGVYITVDPSSIGEILLEMEDIPYDEESLPKGIYSAPMNPILTDATIRLIECLSTPKDGKVIGPMIVKEILYRVISSEQGGALQALAYRNRRFFKIARALHRIHKSYQEALDVKSLAMEAGMSVSTFHTSFKAVTNASPIQYIKNVRLHKAKQLMTQEGINVYNAAFRVGYESPSQFSREYKRFFGITPAKDAGNQQHEGRNGLREENRSVLSV comes from the coding sequence ATGAAGACACAAAGCGAAGAGAAAAGATTACGACTGGTGGAGCTTCTAAAAGGTCTGGTACCGGAAGAAAAGATACTGCCTTCCGTTGTAAAAGGTGTAACTCTATTTCGTATCGATCATTCCTCTCCTCGCTCTCAAAAGGCGTATGAACCCGGAATCATTCTCCTCGCACAAGGCCAGAAGCGAGTTTTTCTCGGTGAGGAAATTTATACTTACGATCGGATGAATTACTTAGTCTTATCCGTTCCGCTTCCCATCGAGTGTGAAACGAAAGCGAGTCCCGATGAGCCGATTCTCGGGGTGTATATCACAGTAGATCCCTCTTCTATCGGTGAAATCTTATTAGAGATGGAAGACATTCCCTATGATGAGGAATCGCTTCCCAAGGGAATTTATTCCGCTCCTATGAACCCGATTCTTACAGATGCGACCATAAGACTGATCGAGTGCCTCTCCACTCCGAAAGACGGGAAGGTAATCGGACCGATGATCGTGAAAGAAATTCTCTACCGCGTTATTTCAAGCGAACAAGGAGGAGCCTTACAGGCACTTGCTTATCGCAATCGACGTTTTTTCAAAATTGCACGTGCCCTTCATCGGATTCACAAGTCGTATCAAGAAGCGCTGGACGTAAAGTCTCTTGCTATGGAAGCCGGTATGAGTGTCTCCACATTTCATACGAGTTTCAAAGCCGTAACCAACGCATCGCCCATTCAGTATATAAAGAACGTACGATTGCACAAAGCGAAACAACTCATGACCCAGGAAGGCATAAACGTATACAACGCGGCTTTTCGAGTCGGATACGAAAGTCCTTCTCAGTTTAGCCGCGAATACAAACGATTTTTTGGAATCACTCCGGCAAAGGATGCAGGAAATCAACAACACGAAGGAAGGAACGGTTTACGAGAAGAGAATCGATCCGTTTTGAGCGTGTGA
- a CDS encoding TetR/AcrR family transcriptional regulator, with amino-acid sequence MNSKPDKKTAKEQILNTAIALFNEHGIHKTGIDRIIAESGVAKMSFYNNFSSKAKLISEYLRFKEEKRLDSLKRYTVDKSDDPLKQLLGIFDSLEEWYREPDFFGCPFIRGLSDFREDDHAELRKQVESHFQKVSDFIEERLGSLFPPTQVKKILPQFLSLYIGSTVMAIAGSPPEIAQSNKKLAMILLKSN; translated from the coding sequence GTGAATTCAAAACCTGATAAAAAGACAGCAAAGGAACAGATTTTAAATACTGCGATCGCACTCTTTAACGAACACGGAATTCATAAAACCGGAATCGATCGAATTATCGCCGAATCCGGAGTGGCTAAAATGTCATTTTACAATAATTTTTCTTCAAAGGCGAAACTGATCTCCGAATACTTGCGCTTTAAAGAAGAGAAACGATTGGATAGTCTCAAACGTTATACGGTTGATAAATCGGATGATCCTCTGAAACAGTTGCTTGGGATTTTCGATTCCTTAGAAGAATGGTATCGCGAGCCGGATTTTTTCGGTTGTCCGTTTATCAGAGGTCTCTCCGACTTTCGGGAGGACGATCATGCGGAACTTAGAAAACAAGTAGAATCTCATTTTCAAAAGGTATCGGACTTTATCGAAGAGCGTCTCGGATCTCTTTTTCCGCCGACGCAGGTGAAAAAGATTCTTCCTCAATTCTTGAGTTTGTATATCGGTTCGACGGTAATGGCTATCGCCGGAAGTCCGCCTGAAATCGCACAAAGTAACAAAAAGTTGGCGATGATTCTTTTAAAATCGAATTAA
- a CDS encoding alpha/beta fold hydrolase, whose product MKKNQINYNTETVDGVRIFYREVGSRESPTILLLHGFPTSSHMFRNLIDNLKNRYHLIAPDYPGFGYSDAPSPTTFEYSFDRLSQLIQKFVLQKKLGSFYLYMQDYGSPVGFRIASENPGWIKGLIIQNANAYMEGIGEPLANLFMPFWENRNEATTAPLVDLMKVDGTKFQFVSGVEKEEHISPDSWMHAQACLDRPGNQEIQLSLFYDYRNNPALFPKWQNYFRDNQPPTLIPWGSGDPFFTEAGARAYLKDLPKAELHLLKTGHFALEEKHEEISDLIAKFIG is encoded by the coding sequence ATGAAAAAGAATCAAATCAATTACAATACGGAAACTGTGGACGGAGTCAGGATTTTTTACAGAGAGGTCGGATCCCGAGAATCGCCTACGATTCTTCTTCTTCACGGATTTCCAACCTCCTCTCATATGTTTCGAAATCTCATCGATAATCTTAAAAATCGATATCACCTAATCGCACCGGACTATCCGGGTTTCGGCTATAGCGATGCTCCCTCGCCGACAACGTTCGAATATAGTTTCGATCGACTTTCTCAACTCATCCAAAAATTCGTCCTCCAGAAAAAATTGGGGAGCTTCTATCTTTATATGCAGGATTACGGTAGCCCGGTCGGATTTAGGATCGCTTCCGAAAATCCAGGATGGATCAAAGGGCTGATCATTCAGAATGCGAATGCATACATGGAAGGAATCGGAGAACCTCTCGCCAACCTCTTTATGCCGTTTTGGGAAAATCGCAACGAAGCGACCACAGCACCATTAGTGGACTTAATGAAAGTAGACGGAACGAAATTTCAGTTCGTTTCGGGGGTGGAAAAGGAGGAACATATTTCTCCGGATTCATGGATGCACGCCCAAGCCTGTTTGGATCGCCCCGGTAATCAGGAGATTCAACTTTCTCTTTTTTACGATTACAGAAACAATCCCGCCCTTTTTCCAAAATGGCAAAACTACTTTAGAGACAACCAACCTCCGACTTTGATTCCCTGGGGTTCCGGTGACCCGTTCTTTACGGAAGCGGGAGCAAGGGCATATCTGAAAGATCTTCCGAAAGCAGAACTCCATCTTCTCAAGACAGGACACTTTGCATTAGAAGAAAAACACGAAGAGATTTCCGATTTGATCGCAAAATTTATCGGTTAA
- a CDS encoding MBL fold metallo-hydrolase, producing MKRMETIYSNQDYSWSVIARDPDKPGYIIDTNEYLIVSSGQGLLTDPGGSEIFPEVFSAICEKFDPTQITKIFSSHQDPDIISSLSLWLEVNPEIKCYLSWLWSSFVPHFGGKADTFIQIPDQGIDVKIGDHTLRAIPAHYLHSSGNFNLYDPTSRILFSGDIGASLLPSDYKDLFVTDFDKHTQYMKKFHQRWMGSNEAKKKWIREIRNLKVDMMVPQHGALFQKEQVQNFLDWFDELEVGITEN from the coding sequence ATGAAAAGAATGGAAACGATTTATTCCAATCAGGATTATAGCTGGTCTGTAATCGCGAGAGATCCGGACAAACCAGGATATATCATCGATACGAACGAATACCTGATCGTTTCTTCCGGGCAAGGGTTGCTTACCGATCCTGGAGGGAGTGAAATTTTTCCGGAAGTTTTTTCTGCGATCTGTGAGAAGTTCGATCCGACTCAGATAACGAAAATATTTTCCAGTCACCAAGATCCGGATATTATATCTTCTCTTTCCCTTTGGCTAGAAGTAAATCCGGAAATCAAATGTTATTTGAGTTGGCTGTGGTCGAGTTTTGTTCCGCATTTCGGCGGAAAAGCGGACACGTTTATTCAGATTCCGGATCAAGGAATCGACGTAAAAATCGGCGATCATACGTTACGCGCCATACCTGCTCATTATTTACATTCTTCCGGAAATTTTAATTTGTACGATCCTACGTCTAGAATTCTATTCAGCGGCGATATCGGTGCGTCGCTTTTGCCTTCCGATTATAAGGATCTTTTTGTGACGGACTTCGATAAACACACCCAATATATGAAGAAGTTTCATCAAAGATGGATGGGCTCGAATGAAGCAAAGAAAAAATGGATTCGCGAAATCCGTAATCTCAAAGTAGATATGATGGTTCCCCAACACGGAGCCCTCTTTCAAAAAGAGCAGGTGCAGAATTTTCTGGATTGGTTCGATGAGCTGGAAGTGGGAATTACCGAAAATTAG